One genomic window of Cannabis sativa cultivar Pink pepper isolate KNU-18-1 chromosome 2, ASM2916894v1, whole genome shotgun sequence includes the following:
- the LOC133034293 gene encoding uncharacterized protein LOC133034293, whose product MSLCSWNARGLGSPRAFRNLSLLVKQHQPMMLFVMETKLPAGRGTDLKHKLRFDSVLEVPRQGFGGGILLFWKDCIDVNVISYSLNHVDCIINNFNGKAWHFSGYYGSPYVNLKSVTWTLLNRLFDTAPLLPWLVMGDFNDYLSLNDRNFSLSPPPHVMHSFHAFLDKHNHAPIPHVGPKFTWKHGSILERLDWCTSNQLWRDLFPHATLFHLGFYGSDHRVLKIMFQDPHFAAQRSNRFHFENHWLKDPSFSNLLISSWANSRNSASSPLQLFLDKQSNCVATIRNWSKSQHPIKLQISQTQAELDTLLNASHHSPNSLSLIASLQSRLDGLLLKDEIYWKQRSRVDWLRAGDKNTKFFHHRASTRKKNNFIRLITLPDGSTSHDHATITSQFLHFFNSLFTSQGVCEVAVNTLLQGIPNRLSTHQVDFLDEPYTEVEVKNALFSLSVDKAPGPDGLNSLFYKRNWSTLGTDFTKAMLHILNHQGDISSINQTIIVLIPKKKNPKNVRDFRPISLCNTFYKCLSKIIANRLKLVLHSIISINQSAFLQGRQITDNILLANEIIHAIHSRRSGKIGWAAIKLDMEKAFDRVEWPFLNHLLNHVGFPCQFSSLIMRCLSTVQFRLSINGYLTDPFHSTRGIRQGDPLSPYLFLLIAEGLSAAIRLQETQALFSGIQICRGASPLSHLLFADDSMVFSPVHPQASASLNVILDLYNKATGQLVNREKSSILFSPNTSAEAQYQFRHDLHLMGEGFISKYLGAPHCVGRVSNSMFHYLLQKVSSKLNSWNEKFFSRAGKETLIKAVVQAIPSFAMSCFKVPKSICSKIQSLIAKFWWGSQGTNKVHWKNWDSISVSKFFGGLGFRILSSHNQALLAKQAWRIWNDRNSFLHSVLKARYFKNSDFMNAPPGHNSSFTWRSILWGRHLLQKGLVWKIGTGTSIPLSAPNWIPNIQHPILLHSLHQSQAFVSFFINDDSTWNTRKLQHYFPSYQVDRILTTPIDPASSDSLIWGFHSSGILTVKSAYHLACSLDSVQVPSSSNPNPYLHWWKTLWSIPVPPKIKHFIWRAFHHILPCSLNLFLKRSLPHPTCSICGHDKESVSHALIGCTRGKSIWKSSTFKQFYLSYYRSDIKDFLLQAFHVMSKQDFQVFITFIWQIWNTRNSVLFKKHHTTNNVEEFVVNYLQEYNDAQHSQQHHTQPSEVTSITQSSHQHCLLSLSPDTPALFVDAAIDHHKGLTGTSFVFKRGYQTVLASQYRRLPGVVSPIFSEGQALLQSLKWCIDSQFTPQVVFSDCLNLVSKVNGDWQDNSALSGLVSRIRLLFSNFPSASLQFLPRQFNVEAHNCAREALRSREVS is encoded by the coding sequence ATGAGTCTCTGCAGTTGGAATGCTCGAGGTTTGGGGAGCCCTCGAGCATTCCGTAATCTCTCCCTGCTGGTCAAGCAACATCAGCCCATGATGTTGTTTGTTATGGAGACAAAATTGCCTGCTGGACGTGGAACAGACCTCAAGCACAAGCTTCGTTTTGATAGTGTTTTAGAGGTGCCTAGGCAGGGTTTTGGGGGAGGGATTTTACTTTTTTGGAAAGACTGTATTGATGTTAATGTAATTTCTTACTCCCTTAATCATGTGGActgtattataaataattttaatggcAAAGCTTGGCACTTTTCTGGTTATTATGGTTCTCCTTATGTTAATCTTAAATCTGTTACTTGGACCTTACTCAATCGTTTATTTGATACTGCACCTCTTTTGCCGTGGTTAGTTATGGGTGATTTCAATGATTATCTCTCTTTAAATGACAGGAATTTCTCTCTCAGTCCCCCTCCTCATGTTATGCATTCTTTCCATGCTTTCCttgataaacataatcatgCTCCCATACCTCATGTTGGGCCTAAATTTACTTGGAAGCATGGTTCTATCCTTGAGCGTCTGGATTGGTGTACTTCAAATCAACTTTGGAGAGACCTCTTTCCTCATGCTACTCTCTTCCATCTAGGGTTTTATGGTTCTGATCATAGAGTTTTGAAGATCATGTTTCAAGACCCTCATTTTGCCGCTCAAAGATCTAATCGGTTTCATTTTGAAAATCATTGGCTGAAAGATCCCTCGTTTTCAAACCTTCTTATTTCTTCCTGGGCTAACTCTAGGAATTCTGCTTCATCTCCCTTGCAGCTCTTTCTCGACAAACAATCCAACTGTGTTGCTACAATTAGGAATTGGAGTAAATCTCAGCACCCTATCAAGCTCCAAATCTCTCAGACTCAAGCTGAACTCGATACCCTGTTGAATGCTTCCCACCACTCTCCCAATTCCCTCTCCCTCATAGCCTCCCTCCAATCTAGATTGGATGGCCTCCTCCTCAAGGATGAAATATACTGGAAACAGCGTTCCAGAGTTGATTGGCTACGTGCTGGAGACAAAAACACAAAATTCTTCCACCACCGTGCCTCCACTCGAAAAAAGAACAACTTCATTCGCCTCATTACCCTTCCTGATGGATCTACATCTCATGATCATGCCACTATCACTTCCCAATTTCTTCACTTTTTCAATTCTCTCTTCACCTCTCAAGGGGTTTGTGAAGTTGCTGTCAATACTCTTCTCCAAGGGATCCCCAATAGGCTATCAACTCATCAAGTTGATTTTCTAGACGAGCCTTATACAGAAGTGGAAGTTAAAAATGCGTTATTTAGCCTCTCTGTGGACAAAGCTCCGGGGCCCGATGGCCTCAACTCGCTTTTTTACAAACGTAACTGGTCCACTCTTGGCACTGATTTCACTAAGGCCATGCTTCACATTCTTAATCATCAGGGGGATATCTCTTCCATCAATCAAACCATCATTGTCCTCATccctaaaaagaaaaacccaaAGAATGTTCGTGATTTTCGACCGATTAGTCTTTGCAACACTTTCTATAAGTGTCTTTCCAAAATTATTGCAAATCGGTTAAAACTTGTGCTTCACTCCATTATCAGTATCAATCAAAGTGCTTTTCTCCAAGGACGCCAAATTACTGATAACATTCTCCTTGCCAATGAAATTATTCACGCCATTCATTCTAGACGATCGGGGAAGATTGGATGGGCAGCTATTAAGCTTGATATGGAGAAGGCTTTTGACAGAGTGGAATGGCCTTTTTTAAATCATTTGCTCAATCATGTTGGTTTCCCCTGCCAGTTTTCATCTCTGATAATGCGTTGTCTTTCCACGGTTCAATTTCGTCTTTCCATTAATGGCTATCTTACCGACCCTTTTCATTCAACGCGTGGTATTAGGCAAGGGGATCCCCTTTCTCCCTATCTTTTCCTTTTAATTGCCGAGGGCCTTTCTGCAGCAATTCGTTTGCAAGAAACTCAGGCTCTGTTTTCTGGCATTCAAATTTGCAGGGGTGCCTCACCATTGTCTCATCTCTTGTTTGCTGATGATAGCATGGTTTTCTCACCTGTCCATCCTCAGGCCAGTGCTTCCCTAAATGTTATTCTTGATCTCTACAATAAGGCTACAGGCCAATTGGTGAATAGAGAAAAATCCTCCATTCTCTTCTCCCCCAATACCTCTGCTGAGGCCCAGTATCAATTTCGTCATGATCTTCACCTTATGGGAGAAGGTTTCATTAGTAAGTACCTCGGCGCTCCCCATTGTGTTGGCAGGGTCTCCAATTCCATGTTTCACTACCTGCTTCAAAAAGTTTCATCCAAACTTAACTCATGGAACGAAAAATTTTTCTCTAGGGCTGGTAAGGAGACTCTTATTAAAGCGGTGGTCCAAGCTATTCCCTCTTTTGCAATGTCCTGTTTCAAAGTCCCCAAATCGATTTGTTCTAAAATTCAAAGCTTGATTGCTAAATTTTGGTGGGGATCCCAAGGCACTAACAAAGTTCACTGGAAAAACTGGGATTCTATTtctgtttcaaaattttttggGGGCCTGGGGTTCCGTATTCTTTCTTCTCATAACCAAGCTCTCTTAGCTAAGCAGGCTTGGCGTATTTGGAATGATAGGAATTCCTTTCTCCATTCTGTCCTAAAAGCTCGATATTTCAAAAATTCTGATTTCATGAATGCCCCTCCTGGTCACAACTCTTCTTTCACCTGGAGAAGTATTCTTTGGGGTCGACATTTGCTTCAAAAGGGGTTGGTTTGGAAGATTGGCACTGGAACTAGTATTCCCTTATCTGCTCCCAATTGGATTCCCAACATTCAGCACCCTATCCTCTTGCACTCTCTCCACCAGTCTCAAGCTTTTGTCTCTTTCTTCATAAATGATGACTCAACTTGGAACACCCGTAAGCTTCAACATTACTTCCCTTCATACCAAGTTGACCGTATCCTCACAACCCCCATTGACCCTGCATCCTCAGATTCGCTCATTTGGGGTTTTCACTCCTCAGGCATTTTAACAGTCAAATCTGCTTATCATCTTGCCTGCTCTCTTGATTCTGTTCAGGTTCCCTCCTCTTCCAATCCTAATCCGTACCTTCATTGGTGGAAAACCCTTTGGTCCATTCCTGTTCCTCCCAAGATTAAACATTTTATTTGGAGGGCTTTCCACCATATATTGCCATGTTCTCTCAATCTTTTCCTTAAAAGGAGTCTCCCTCACCCAACTTGCTCAATCTGTGGACACGACAAGGAATCAGTCTCTCATGCCCTTATTGGTTGCACAAGAGGAAAGTCTATTTGGAAATCTTCAACATTTAAACAGTTTTACTTGTCTTATTATAGAAGTGACATTAAGGATTTTCTTTTACAGGCTTTTCATGTTATGTCTAAACAGGATTTCCAAGTCTTTATTACTTTCATTTGGCAGATTTGGAATACACGAAACTCTGTTCTTTTCAAAAAGCATCATACTACTAACAACGTGGAAGAATTTGTTGTCAATTATTTGCAGGAATACAATGATGCTCAACACTCCCAACAACATCACACTCAGCCATCAGAAGTTACAAGCATCACTCAGTCCTCTCATCAGCATTGCCTTCTTTCCTTGTCACCTGATACTCCTGCTCTTTTTGTAGATGCAGCCATTGACCATCATAAAGGCCTAACTGGTACTAGTTTTGTCTTTAAACGTGGATATCAGACTGTGTTGGCTTCTCAATACCGTAGGCTGCCTGGTGTTGTCTCGCCCATTTTCTCAGAAGGTCAAGCTCTTTTACAAAGTCTCAAGTGGTGCATCGACTCCCAGTTTACACCTCAAGTCGTTTTCTCTGATTGTCTAAACTTAGTCTCAAAAGTAAATGGAGATTGGCAGGACAATTCTGCTCTTTCTGGTTTAGTTTCCCGCATTCGATTGCTCTTCTCGAACTTCCCTAGTGCTTCTTTGCAGTTCCTTCCTCGGCAGTTTAATGTGGAAGCCCATAATTGTGCTCGTGAAGCTCTCAGGTCTAGAGAAGTGAGCTAG
- the LOC115718885 gene encoding uncharacterized protein LOC115718885 produces the protein MEKNMSKNNLFSDIGWDLGENKKGSSSSSSELEELQKEHEEKISRIEELKKQIEYTKVRLEKKTKSLAVADEDKMEAFKTLTQKYNIMRQEYNTLLLQHSTKSLN, from the exons ATGGAGAAGAACATGTCCAAGAATAACCTTTTCTCAG aTATAGGTTGGGATTTAGGTGAGAATAAAAAGggatcatcttcatcttcatcagaACTTGAAGAATTACAAAAAGAGCACGAGGAGAAAATATCAAGGATCGAAGAACTGAAAAAGCAAATCGAATACACAAAGGTTAGATTGGAGAAGAAGACGAAGTCATTAGCAGTGGCAGATGAGGACAAAATGGAAGCTTTTAAGACTTTGACTCAGAAATATAACATCATGAGACAAGAGTACAATACTTTGTTGCTTCAACACTCGACAAAATCACTCAATTAA